In Sardina pilchardus chromosome 8, fSarPil1.1, whole genome shotgun sequence, a genomic segment contains:
- the LOC134089017 gene encoding C-X-C motif chemokine 11-like isoform X1 — MNFTAFAFLACLLCVGVTGQRESKGRCRCQGKGVRYVPQQKIQTLTMYTPDQSCAYIEIIVTLKGNGGKKCIDPESDIAKKFMEKALAKMRAKKADPTVIPELTTIQLPNNTASALVNVTSKKTLF, encoded by the exons ATGAATTTCACAGCGTTTGCTTTTCTCGCATGTCTGCTCTGTGTAGGCGTAACAG GTCAACGGGAGTCTAAGGGCCGGTGTCGGTGCCAGGGTAAAGGAGTGAGATATGTTCCCCAACAAAAGATCCAGACGTTGACCATGTACACACCTGACCAGTCATGTGCATACATAGAGATCAT TGTCACTCTGAAGGGCAATGGTGGGAAAAAGTGCATCGATCCAGAGTCTGATATCGCCAAGAAGTTCATGGAAAAAGCTCTGGCAAAAAT GAGAGCAAAAAAAGCAGATCCTACTGTCATTCCAGAGTTGACTACCATACAACTGCCCAACAACACTGCATCAGCGTTAGTCAACGTTACTTCAAAGAAAACACTTTTCTAA